Proteins encoded together in one Bacilli bacterium window:
- a CDS encoding hydrogenase, whose product MILTALSALMVVSTIVLVWLKSIMSAIKILSLQSLLLAAASLSLAMRTGAAELYVIAALSLLVKAALIPYILDRTMRRMNVKRETEKFIGRETSILAAAGIVVFSYAITGHFNGVMTELGKSYLPGSISMLLIGLFDMITHKKAIMQGVGLIVMENGLFLFALSTANGMPFLVDVGIFLDVFVTVILISTLNYRM is encoded by the coding sequence ATGATTCTGACCGCGCTTTCGGCGCTCATGGTTGTCAGCACGATCGTGCTGGTGTGGTTGAAATCGATCATGTCCGCCATTAAAATCTTGTCCTTGCAATCGCTGCTTTTGGCCGCCGCCAGCCTTTCGCTTGCCATGCGGACCGGTGCCGCCGAGCTGTATGTGATTGCCGCGCTTTCTTTGCTTGTGAAAGCCGCTTTGATTCCATACATTTTGGATCGTACGATGCGGCGGATGAACGTTAAAAGGGAAACGGAGAAATTCATCGGCAGGGAAACTTCCATTTTGGCGGCGGCGGGTATTGTCGTCTTCAGCTACGCGATAACCGGGCATTTCAATGGTGTGATGACGGAGCTTGGCAAAAGCTATTTGCCGGGATCCATATCGATGCTCCTGATCGGTTTGTTCGACATGATCACACATAAAAAAGCGATTATGCAGGGCGTCGGGCTGATTGTCATGGAAAACGGGCTGTTTCTGTTCGCCCTGTCAACCGCCAACGGCATGCCGTTCCTGGTCGATGTGGGGATCTTCCTTGACGTGTTTGTTACGGTTATTTTGATCAGCACGCTCAATTACCGGATGA
- a CDS encoding NADH-quinone oxidoreductase subunit H: METILLQTAQIVLLVLFAPILTGVIKKTKALLQGRKGPAIMQTYYDLRKFMRKDAVVSKEASWIFTATPYVVFGATLAVTALIPVVSDHALLSFTGDFVLVVYLFALARFFLAMSGVDTGSSFGAMGSSRDMFISMLAEPVLFITVLVMAIPAQTLNLSAMVKYLATGGQHITPAYFMMILAFVMLLVTETGRVPVDNPDTHLELTMIHEGTLLEYSGKQLALLVWGSSLKQIILFALFADLCFPWGVATEPGLGPWLLGLVLLLLKMVGVGILLASVEMSYAKMRLFKVPRYLAAAFLLSLFALVTEFLL, encoded by the coding sequence GTGGAAACGATTCTGCTGCAAACGGCGCAAATTGTGTTGCTGGTGTTGTTTGCACCCATTTTAACAGGCGTGATCAAAAAAACAAAAGCGCTGCTGCAAGGGCGCAAAGGCCCCGCCATTATGCAAACCTATTATGATTTGCGCAAATTCATGCGCAAAGACGCGGTGGTCTCCAAAGAAGCCTCCTGGATTTTTACCGCCACTCCTTATGTCGTATTCGGCGCGACACTGGCGGTTACGGCGCTCATTCCGGTCGTGTCGGACCATGCGTTGCTCTCTTTTACCGGAGATTTCGTGCTTGTCGTGTATTTGTTTGCGCTCGCGCGGTTTTTTCTGGCCATGTCCGGCGTTGATACCGGCAGTTCGTTTGGGGCGATGGGGTCCAGCCGCGATATGTTCATCTCCATGTTGGCCGAACCGGTTTTATTCATCACCGTGCTGGTCATGGCGATCCCTGCGCAAACCTTGAATTTGTCGGCAATGGTCAAGTATCTTGCAACCGGCGGGCAGCACATTACACCGGCGTATTTTATGATGATTCTCGCGTTTGTCATGCTGCTTGTCACTGAAACGGGGCGCGTGCCGGTCGACAATCCGGATACCCATCTTGAGTTGACCATGATTCACGAAGGAACGCTGCTTGAATATTCCGGCAAACAACTTGCCCTGCTCGTCTGGGGCTCGTCGCTCAAACAAATCATCCTGTTCGCCCTCTTTGCCGATTTGTGTTTCCCATGGGGCGTCGCCACTGAACCGGGGCTCGGGCCGTGGCTTTTGGGGCTCGTCTTGCTGCTTTTGAAAATGGTCGGCGTTGGAATATTACTCGCGAGCGTCGAGATGTCATATGCCAAAATGCGTTTGTTCAAAGTTCCCCGGTATTTGGCGGCCGCATTCCTGCTCTCGCTATTTGCGCTTGTTACGGAATTTTTACTTTAA